In a single window of the Prosthecobacter sp. SYSU 5D2 genome:
- a CDS encoding ABC transporter substrate-binding protein — MKHRPVITFGSVAIAALVLLLWTAALQLPTPTQTEPLRVAVGMWAGAEPWILAREAGDLDARQVNLVEMNWTSAAMRAVGNRVVDAAVLSLDEVIRQIHQGYPLRIVMVTDISRGADLLMTRPGIDSVAELKGGRIGYEPRTSGAWLLSKALKNSDLKLSEVQPVPLNPAEVEEIFKELALDGVVLAEPWKERMRNLNLNNVYDSAHPGASIVRVLAVHPDAMIEHREALISLIRAHFKWMPKLTEGGAIMNPVSRREGISPEVFQNILSRLERVDLEQNRKLLLQQDAWLGEHFVSLQVGLVEDTAVGTRLSPEEVFDASLLEELP; from the coding sequence ATGAAACATCGTCCCGTCATCACCTTTGGCAGTGTTGCGATTGCAGCCTTGGTGCTGCTGCTATGGACCGCCGCTCTGCAACTCCCGACTCCGACCCAGACAGAGCCCTTGCGGGTGGCTGTAGGAATGTGGGCCGGAGCTGAGCCCTGGATCCTGGCCCGTGAAGCGGGTGACCTGGATGCCAGGCAGGTCAATCTGGTGGAGATGAACTGGACTTCTGCGGCGATGCGGGCGGTGGGAAACCGGGTGGTGGATGCGGCGGTTCTTTCCCTGGACGAAGTGATCAGGCAGATCCACCAGGGCTATCCGCTGAGAATCGTGATGGTGACGGACATCTCCCGCGGGGCTGATTTGCTGATGACCAGGCCGGGGATTGACTCAGTCGCGGAACTCAAAGGGGGAAGAATCGGCTATGAACCTCGCACATCCGGAGCCTGGCTGCTGAGCAAGGCGTTGAAAAATTCGGACCTCAAGCTGTCGGAGGTCCAGCCCGTGCCACTGAACCCGGCGGAAGTGGAGGAGATTTTCAAAGAACTGGCTCTGGACGGCGTGGTGCTGGCGGAGCCCTGGAAAGAGAGGATGCGCAATCTGAATCTTAACAATGTGTATGATTCCGCACACCCGGGAGCCTCCATCGTGCGGGTGCTGGCAGTGCATCCGGATGCGATGATAGAGCATCGCGAGGCGCTGATTTCGCTGATCCGTGCGCACTTCAAGTGGATGCCGAAGCTGACAGAAGGCGGGGCAATCATGAATCCGGTCTCCCGCCGGGAAGGCATCTCTCCCGAGGTTTTTCAAAATATTCTCAGCCGCCTGGAACGGGTGGATCTGGAGCAAAACCGGAAGTTGTTGCTGCAGCAGGACGCGTGGCTTGGGGAGCATTTTGTCTCCTTGCAGGTAGGGCTTGTGGAAGACACGGCGGTGGGAACCAGGCTAAGTCCTGAAGAGGTGTTTGATGCGAGTTTATTGGAGGAACTGCCATGA
- a CDS encoding DUF1501 domain-containing protein, giving the protein MNPLLDYHLAQTRRQFFGDVGLRAGSIALAGMLGRETFAAAPAPGMIHPPMPGLPHFAPKAKRLIYLHMNGAPSQLDLWDYKPGLKEYFDKDLPESVRNGQRITTMTSGQSRLAVAPSMFNFQQHGQCGTWVSELLPHTAKIVDELALVKTVNTTAINHDPACTFVMTGNEVPGKASIGSWLAYGLGSESNDLPAFVVFTPSFPPESAAQALFTRMWSSGFLPTKYTGVALRGQGDPVLFVKNPPGVNPGDRRTMLNALNKLNEINHGRIGDPEIQTRIAQYEMAFRMQTSVPELTDLGKESKATLEMYGEDVHRAGSFTHSAIMARRLIERGTRVVQILHRGWDQHNGLPKHLRNQVKDTDQACAALVMDLKQRGLLQDTLVVWGGEFGRTVYSQGALTQDNYGRDHHPRNFCMWMAGGGVKPGSVWGETDDFSYNIVKDPVHINDLNATILHLMGIDHSRFSFKFQGLDQRLTGVEEHHVVKGILA; this is encoded by the coding sequence ATGAATCCGCTTTTAGATTATCACCTCGCCCAGACACGCCGTCAGTTTTTTGGCGATGTGGGATTGCGGGCAGGCAGCATTGCACTTGCGGGGATGCTCGGACGCGAGACGTTTGCCGCCGCGCCTGCGCCAGGCATGATCCATCCGCCAATGCCAGGACTGCCGCACTTTGCCCCGAAGGCCAAGCGCCTGATCTACCTGCACATGAACGGGGCGCCCTCGCAGCTTGACCTGTGGGATTACAAGCCGGGCCTGAAAGAGTATTTTGACAAGGACCTGCCGGAAAGTGTGCGCAACGGGCAGCGCATCACCACGATGACGAGCGGCCAGTCGCGGCTGGCGGTGGCACCCTCCATGTTCAATTTCCAGCAGCATGGGCAGTGCGGCACCTGGGTGAGCGAGCTGCTGCCGCATACCGCCAAGATTGTGGACGAGCTGGCGCTGGTGAAAACGGTGAATACCACAGCCATCAACCACGATCCGGCTTGCACTTTTGTGATGACCGGCAATGAGGTGCCGGGCAAGGCGAGCATCGGTTCCTGGCTGGCCTACGGCCTGGGCAGCGAGAGCAATGACCTGCCGGCTTTTGTGGTGTTCACGCCTAGTTTCCCGCCAGAAAGCGCGGCCCAGGCACTCTTTACGCGCATGTGGAGCAGTGGTTTCCTCCCCACCAAATATACAGGGGTCGCTTTGCGTGGGCAGGGGGATCCTGTGCTGTTTGTGAAGAATCCGCCCGGCGTGAATCCGGGTGACCGGCGGACGATGCTGAACGCGCTGAACAAGCTCAATGAAATCAATCATGGCCGTATCGGTGATCCTGAGATCCAGACTCGCATCGCCCAGTATGAAATGGCTTTCCGCATGCAAACCAGCGTACCGGAGCTGACGGACCTGGGTAAGGAGAGCAAGGCCACTCTGGAAATGTATGGTGAGGACGTGCACCGGGCCGGTAGCTTCACCCACAGTGCCATCATGGCGCGGCGGCTCATCGAGCGAGGAACGCGGGTGGTGCAGATCCTGCATCGTGGCTGGGACCAGCATAACGGCCTGCCCAAGCACCTGCGCAACCAGGTCAAGGATACCGACCAGGCCTGTGCTGCCCTGGTCATGGATTTAAAGCAGCGCGGACTGCTGCAAGACACCCTCGTCGTATGGGGTGGAGAATTTGGCCGCACGGTGTACTCCCAGGGTGCGTTGACCCAGGACAATTATGGGCGCGACCATCACCCGCGCAACTTCTGCATGTGGATGGCCGGAGGTGGTGTGAAACCCGGCTCTGTGTGGGGAGAGACGGATGATTTTAGCTACAACATCGTGAAGGACCCGGTTCACATCAATGACCTGAATGCGACGATCCTGCATCTGATGGGGATAGATCACAGCCGCTTCAGCTTTAAGTTCCAGGGATTGGACCAGAGGCTCACCGGAGTGGAGGAACATCACGTGGTTAAAGGAATTTTGGCGTGA
- a CDS encoding dihydroorotase, with protein MKRLYRHAQIASEDSPKLMHGDVLVEGDRIIGVEAEISGVTDAEVIDCTGRILLPSLFDIHVHAREPGQEDKENIASCAEAAINGGFTGFVMMPNTSPAIDNAGVVRTVLESARSTRIGASIYTAGAITKGRQGQELAAIAGMKAAGCVMITDDGFPVDNPQVLRRAMEYARDFDIPLSSHCEVKELSGKGCMHEGKISYSLGLPGIPSISEEICISRDIRLAEYTGVHLNIQHVTTAEGMRTIKRAKDRGIRVTCEIAPHHLMFSHEDIGDFDTHYKMNPPLRTKEDNAILLQGLIDGWFDVIATDHAPHTAFEKNQDFASAPFGITGLETALPSLYDRFISKGVLDWGLIVRRLSAEPRRVMKLEPVPVKQGGLADFILFNPERKTAFSRDFMKSKSTNTPFLDKTLEGMVERVIYRGDELLAR; from the coding sequence ATGAAACGACTCTACCGCCACGCCCAGATCGCATCCGAAGATTCGCCCAAGCTCATGCACGGGGACGTGCTGGTGGAAGGAGACCGCATCATCGGTGTGGAGGCTGAGATCAGCGGCGTGACGGATGCCGAGGTCATTGACTGCACGGGCCGCATCCTGCTGCCTTCGCTCTTTGACATCCATGTGCATGCGAGAGAACCGGGACAGGAGGACAAGGAAAACATCGCCAGTTGTGCGGAAGCGGCCATCAATGGCGGTTTCACCGGATTTGTCATGATGCCCAATACATCCCCGGCCATTGATAACGCCGGGGTGGTCCGCACAGTCCTGGAAAGCGCACGCAGCACTCGCATCGGTGCTTCGATCTACACTGCCGGGGCCATCACCAAAGGCCGCCAGGGCCAGGAACTGGCCGCCATCGCCGGCATGAAGGCTGCTGGCTGCGTCATGATCACCGATGACGGTTTCCCGGTGGACAATCCCCAGGTCCTGCGCCGGGCCATGGAGTACGCCCGCGACTTTGACATCCCTCTCTCCAGCCATTGCGAGGTGAAGGAGCTCAGCGGCAAAGGCTGCATGCATGAGGGCAAGATCAGCTATTCCCTGGGCCTGCCCGGCATCCCCAGCATCAGCGAGGAAATCTGCATCTCCCGCGACATCCGCCTGGCCGAATACACGGGCGTGCACCTGAACATCCAGCACGTCACCACGGCGGAGGGCATGCGCACCATCAAGCGCGCCAAGGACCGGGGCATTCGTGTCACCTGCGAGATCGCCCCGCACCACCTCATGTTCAGCCACGAGGACATCGGCGATTTTGACACCCATTACAAAATGAATCCGCCTCTTCGCACCAAGGAGGACAATGCCATTCTGCTCCAGGGTCTCATTGACGGGTGGTTTGACGTCATCGCCACGGATCACGCGCCGCATACGGCCTTTGAAAAGAACCAGGACTTTGCAAGTGCCCCTTTTGGCATCACGGGATTGGAAACGGCCCTGCCCAGCCTATACGACCGTTTCATTTCCAAAGGTGTCCTGGACTGGGGCCTCATCGTCAGACGGCTCTCGGCGGAGCCCCGCCGTGTCATGAAGCTGGAGCCTGTCCCGGTCAAACAAGGCGGTCTGGCCGACTTTATCCTCTTTAACCCGGAGCGGAAAACGGCATTCTCCCGGGATTTCATGAAATCCAAAAGCACCAATACTCCGTTTCTGGACAAGACGCTGGAGGGGATGGTGGAGCGGGTCATCTATCGGGGCGATGAACTGCTGGCGCGCTGA
- a CDS encoding efflux RND transporter periplasmic adaptor subunit → MHRLLAFSLVLAALSSCQRAQQKSNAAAPPPPVTVAKALDTELIEWDEFIGRLAAPQAVEIRARVSGYLAEIHFREGSDVKAGDLLFTIDRRPYQAVVDRTQADVERAQVRLELAKMEARRAKALIESKAIAVEEIDQRNQALAEAEASLRSAKATDSQARLDLEFTELRSPISGRIGNVLITQGNLINGGTNNSNASVLTTIVSVDPIHCYLDVDEQSALKYRELRRLGQRASALDEQIPAEMALANEQGYPHKGHIDFVDNRLDPGTGVIRSRALFPNPGGLMAPGFFARVRIPGSGKYRGLLVQDNAVGSDQGKPFLYIVGQDETVKQVPVELGPMHEGMRVVKTGITKDDRIIVNGMALVRNGTKVTVKEELEMKTAMLPAAAASSTKQ, encoded by the coding sequence ATGCATCGTCTCCTTGCCTTCAGCCTGGTGCTGGCTGCGCTTTCCTCCTGTCAGCGCGCCCAGCAGAAATCCAATGCCGCAGCCCCGCCTCCGCCGGTAACGGTGGCCAAAGCCCTGGATACCGAATTGATTGAATGGGATGAATTCATCGGCCGGCTGGCGGCTCCGCAAGCGGTGGAAATCCGCGCCCGGGTTTCCGGCTATCTGGCGGAGATCCACTTCCGTGAAGGCAGCGATGTGAAGGCTGGCGACCTTCTTTTCACCATTGACCGGCGGCCCTACCAAGCCGTGGTGGACCGCACCCAGGCGGATGTGGAGCGCGCCCAGGTGCGGCTGGAGCTGGCCAAGATGGAAGCCCGGCGTGCAAAAGCGCTCATTGAGTCCAAGGCCATCGCCGTGGAGGAGATTGACCAGCGCAACCAGGCCCTGGCCGAAGCGGAGGCCAGCCTGCGCTCAGCCAAAGCCACCGATTCCCAGGCCCGGCTGGACCTGGAATTCACCGAATTGCGCTCCCCCATCAGCGGCCGCATTGGCAATGTGCTCATCACCCAGGGAAACCTGATCAATGGCGGCACCAACAACTCCAATGCCAGTGTGCTGACCACCATCGTCTCTGTGGATCCGATCCACTGCTATCTGGATGTGGATGAGCAGAGCGCGCTCAAATACCGTGAACTGCGCCGCCTGGGCCAGCGCGCCAGCGCCCTGGATGAGCAGATCCCGGCGGAAATGGCCCTGGCCAATGAGCAGGGCTATCCGCATAAAGGGCATATTGATTTTGTGGACAACCGTCTCGACCCCGGCACCGGCGTCATCCGCTCACGCGCCCTTTTCCCCAATCCTGGCGGCCTCATGGCTCCGGGCTTCTTCGCCCGTGTGCGCATCCCCGGCAGCGGGAAATACAGAGGTCTTTTGGTTCAAGACAACGCCGTCGGCAGCGACCAGGGCAAACCTTTCCTGTATATCGTCGGCCAGGACGAAACCGTGAAGCAGGTGCCCGTGGAACTGGGCCCCATGCATGAGGGCATGCGCGTAGTGAAAACCGGCATCACCAAGGATGACCGCATCATCGTCAACGGCATGGCCCTGGTCCGCAACGGCACGAAAGTGACGGTGAAGGAGGAACTCGAGATGAAAACCGCCATGCTGCCTGCGGCGGCGGCAAGCTCAACGAAGCAATGA
- a CDS encoding type II toxin-antitoxin system RelE/ParE family toxin, with the protein MPSLLKTRRPMPQAQIGRIMERAEWLAANPVKSHPIHEFPASGWLDAHVGNYRIIHKIAGDELRIGLVLHRKQLLKRSLLR; encoded by the coding sequence ATGCCTTCATTGCTGAAGACTCGGAGACCCATGCCCCAGGCGCAAATCGGCAGAATCATGGAACGGGCGGAGTGGCTGGCTGCCAATCCTGTGAAATCCCATCCCATTCATGAGTTCCCCGCCAGCGGCTGGCTCGACGCTCATGTGGGGAATTATCGCATTATCCATAAAATCGCCGGTGATGAACTTAGAATAGGCCTGGTTTTGCACAGGAAGCAGCTGCTGAAGCGATCATTGCTTCGTTGA
- a CDS encoding multidrug efflux RND transporter permease subunit, translating into MNIARFFVDRPIFATVLSIVITLLGGLSYFGLAVNQYPDVVPPTVVVTATYPGANAQTVADTVATPLEQEINGVEGMLYLSSSCTNDGRMNLTVTFALGTDLNQSQVLVQNRVNAALPRLPEDVRRLGVLAQKRSPDLTLAIQFYSPDDSRDVIYLSNYVLLQVQNQIARLPGVAEASTLGGLDFSMRIWLDPDKIAGRNLTAGDVLRAIREQNVQVAAGQLGAMPAPEGNSFNYTLTTKGRLITPEEFGDIVIKTNEDGQVIRVGDVARIELGARDYAVKSYMDGKNAVSLRVFQLPGTNALETADGVYAKMEELKKRFPPGVDYRINYDPTRFVRASMESVLWTLLEALVLVVFVVVVFLQNWRASLIPLLAVPVSLVGTLALMQAFGFTLNNLSLFGLVLSIGIVVDDAIVVVENVERHIAKGQSPRQATILAMKEVTGPIIAMSLVLFAVFVPTAFLGGITGEFYRQFALTIAGSTAISAFNSLTLSPALTALLLPPHGSKPDMLQRCINFTFGWFFRIFNTFFEKVSNLFGRLVGKLVRIGIIILFVYGGLIGLSAHLFKITPTGFIPSMDMGYLIVVAQLPDGASFERSDAIVRELDAIARETPGIAHTFGISGYSSVLQANQSNVGAAFLVFDPHELRKDPSLSANAIVETMKKRFSSIQGGRVIVLPPPSLRGLGNAGGFKFQVQDLNNAGLGPLQEATNLLQEALSKEPGFTSIISGFRANTPQFFLDIDRRAAKNMGVSLADINETLQVYLGSAYVNDFNLFGRTYQVTAMAEPRFRVRPEDVLHLQTRNQAGDMVPLGALVKISRIGGPDRVARYNMYVTADINGSTLPGISSGQMVETVERLAAEKLPDGFAIEWTDLTYQQLLAGDTIMFVFPLCVLFVFLVLAAQYESWSLPLAVILIVPMCLLGALAGVWSREMDNNIFTQIGLVVLVALAAKNAILIIEFARQLQEEGMDRFEAAKEATKLRFRPILMTSFAFILGVLPLVIARGPGAEIRQALGTAVFFGMIGVTFFGLLFTPVFFVLLSRKVKKKTEDAHAHVTEL; encoded by the coding sequence ATGAACATCGCCCGCTTCTTCGTTGACCGGCCCATTTTTGCCACGGTCCTCAGCATTGTCATCACCCTGCTGGGGGGCCTGTCATACTTCGGCCTGGCGGTGAACCAATACCCGGATGTGGTGCCTCCCACCGTGGTGGTGACCGCCACCTACCCGGGGGCCAATGCCCAGACGGTGGCGGATACCGTGGCCACGCCGCTGGAGCAGGAAATCAACGGCGTGGAGGGCATGCTTTACCTCTCGTCATCCTGTACCAACGACGGGCGCATGAACCTGACGGTGACCTTTGCCCTGGGCACCGATCTCAACCAGTCGCAGGTGCTGGTGCAAAACCGGGTGAATGCCGCCCTGCCTCGTCTTCCAGAAGATGTTCGGCGGCTGGGCGTGCTGGCGCAGAAACGCTCGCCCGACCTGACGCTGGCCATCCAGTTCTATTCCCCGGATGATTCGCGGGATGTGATTTACCTGTCCAACTACGTGCTGCTGCAGGTGCAGAACCAGATCGCCCGTCTGCCGGGCGTGGCGGAGGCATCCACACTCGGTGGGCTGGACTTCTCCATGCGCATCTGGCTGGACCCGGACAAGATCGCCGGTCGCAACCTGACCGCAGGAGATGTGCTGCGCGCCATCCGCGAGCAGAACGTGCAGGTGGCTGCCGGCCAGCTCGGTGCGATGCCTGCGCCGGAAGGGAACAGTTTTAATTACACCCTGACCACCAAAGGCCGTCTCATCACCCCGGAGGAATTCGGGGACATCGTCATCAAAACGAATGAGGACGGCCAGGTCATTCGCGTGGGCGATGTGGCCCGCATCGAACTGGGAGCCCGGGACTATGCGGTGAAAAGTTACATGGACGGCAAGAACGCCGTGTCCCTGCGGGTCTTCCAGCTTCCTGGAACGAACGCACTGGAGACCGCCGACGGCGTGTATGCCAAGATGGAAGAGCTGAAAAAGCGCTTCCCGCCGGGAGTGGACTATCGCATCAATTACGACCCGACCCGCTTTGTCCGTGCCTCCATGGAATCTGTGCTCTGGACCCTGCTGGAGGCGCTGGTGCTGGTGGTGTTTGTCGTCGTGGTTTTCCTGCAAAACTGGCGTGCCTCCCTCATTCCCCTGCTGGCTGTGCCGGTCTCCCTGGTGGGCACCCTGGCCCTGATGCAGGCCTTTGGATTCACGCTGAACAACCTGTCTCTTTTCGGCCTGGTGCTCTCTATCGGGATCGTGGTGGATGATGCCATTGTGGTGGTGGAAAATGTAGAGCGCCACATCGCCAAAGGCCAGTCGCCCCGGCAGGCGACCATTCTGGCCATGAAGGAGGTGACGGGGCCGATTATTGCCATGTCGCTGGTGCTTTTCGCCGTGTTCGTCCCCACCGCTTTCCTGGGCGGCATCACGGGTGAGTTTTACCGCCAGTTTGCTCTCACCATCGCCGGTTCCACCGCCATCTCGGCCTTCAATTCCCTGACGCTCAGCCCGGCCCTCACCGCCCTGTTGCTGCCTCCTCACGGCTCCAAGCCGGACATGCTTCAGCGTTGCATCAATTTCACGTTCGGGTGGTTTTTCCGCATCTTTAACACCTTCTTTGAAAAGGTCTCCAACCTCTTCGGCAGACTGGTCGGCAAGCTGGTACGCATCGGCATCATCATCCTGTTTGTCTATGGCGGCCTCATCGGTCTCTCCGCGCATCTTTTCAAGATCACCCCGACCGGCTTCATCCCCAGCATGGACATGGGCTACCTCATTGTGGTGGCGCAGCTTCCTGACGGCGCCTCTTTTGAGCGGTCCGATGCCATCGTGCGTGAGCTGGATGCCATTGCGCGGGAAACCCCTGGCATCGCCCACACCTTCGGCATTTCCGGTTATTCATCCGTGCTCCAGGCCAACCAGTCCAACGTTGGCGCCGCGTTCCTGGTCTTCGATCCGCATGAGCTGCGCAAAGACCCCTCGCTAAGCGCCAATGCTATCGTGGAGACGATGAAAAAACGCTTCTCCAGCATCCAGGGCGGGCGTGTCATCGTGCTGCCGCCGCCCTCGCTCCGCGGTCTGGGCAATGCCGGCGGCTTCAAATTCCAGGTGCAGGACCTGAACAATGCGGGACTTGGGCCTCTTCAGGAGGCCACTAACCTTTTGCAAGAAGCGCTCAGCAAGGAGCCGGGTTTCACCTCCATCATTTCCGGCTTCCGCGCCAATACGCCGCAGTTCTTCCTGGATATTGACCGGCGGGCCGCCAAGAACATGGGTGTCTCCCTGGCGGACATCAATGAGACCCTTCAGGTGTATCTGGGCTCTGCGTATGTGAACGACTTCAACCTCTTTGGCCGCACCTACCAGGTCACCGCCATGGCGGAGCCGCGCTTCCGCGTGCGCCCTGAGGATGTGCTGCACCTGCAAACACGCAATCAAGCAGGGGACATGGTACCTCTGGGTGCCCTGGTGAAAATCAGCCGCATTGGCGGCCCGGACCGGGTGGCCCGGTATAACATGTATGTGACGGCGGACATCAACGGCAGCACACTGCCTGGCATCAGCTCCGGCCAGATGGTGGAGACGGTGGAAAGACTGGCCGCTGAAAAACTGCCGGATGGATTTGCCATCGAATGGACGGACCTGACCTATCAGCAGCTACTGGCGGGGGATACCATCATGTTCGTCTTCCCGCTTTGCGTGCTGTTTGTCTTCCTCGTGCTGGCCGCCCAGTATGAAAGCTGGAGCCTGCCGCTGGCGGTCATCCTCATTGTGCCGATGTGTTTGTTAGGCGCGCTGGCCGGGGTGTGGTCACGGGAAATGGATAACAACATCTTCACGCAGATCGGCCTCGTCGTGCTGGTGGCGCTGGCGGCGAAAAACGCCATCCTCATCATCGAATTTGCCCGTCAGCTCCAGGAGGAGGGCATGGACCGTTTTGAGGCGGCCAAGGAGGCCACCAAGCTGCGCTTCCGTCCCATCCTGATGACCAGCTTTGCCTTCATCCTCGGCGTGCTGCCGCTGGTCATCGCACGCGGTCCTGGGGCGGAAATCCGCCAGGCTCTCGGCACCGCCGTCTTCTTTGGGATGATCGGCGTGACCTTCTTCGGCCTGCTGTTTACCCCCGTGTTCTTTGTCCTGCTGAGCCGCAAGGTGAAAAAGAAAACCGAAGATGCCCACGCTCACGTTACCGAACTGTGA
- a CDS encoding phosphotyrosine protein phosphatase, with the protein MKLLFLCSRNLWRSPTAEAIYQNDPRVQVRSAGISAAARIRVTEKLLRWADLICVMEHWQKKRLRDDFPELFRDLDIQVLDIPDEYQPMDPALIEMIRERVEPLLATGH; encoded by the coding sequence GTGAAGCTGCTTTTTCTCTGTTCCCGCAACCTCTGGCGCAGCCCCACGGCGGAAGCCATTTATCAAAACGACCCCCGGGTGCAGGTGCGCTCAGCGGGCATCAGTGCTGCCGCCCGCATCCGTGTGACGGAAAAGCTGCTGCGCTGGGCCGACCTCATCTGCGTGATGGAGCACTGGCAAAAGAAACGCCTGCGAGACGACTTCCCGGAGCTCTTTCGTGATCTGGACATCCAGGTGCTGGACATTCCCGATGAGTACCAGCCGATGGACCCGGCGCTCATCGAGATGATCCGTGAGCGGGTGGAACCTTTGCTCGCCACCGGGCATTAA
- a CDS encoding sulfite exporter TauE/SafE family protein gives MPFSEILTCLGIGIISGVVAALCGVGGGVVMVPAFVFLLAMPQKMAVATSLAIIIPTALMATTQNTRNDLVNWKVAAITAISASIFAYYGAGWLKTMSNETLTRIFGTILVVFGLRMLLQGKA, from the coding sequence ATGCCATTTTCTGAAATCCTGACCTGCCTGGGCATTGGCATCATCAGCGGTGTTGTAGCGGCCCTGTGCGGCGTGGGCGGCGGGGTGGTAATGGTGCCGGCCTTTGTTTTCCTCCTGGCCATGCCGCAGAAAATGGCCGTGGCCACCAGCCTGGCCATCATCATTCCCACCGCTCTGATGGCCACCACGCAGAACACCCGCAATGACCTGGTCAACTGGAAGGTGGCGGCCATCACGGCCATCTCGGCCTCCATCTTCGCCTACTACGGCGCAGGCTGGCTGAAGACCATGAGCAACGAGACCCTGACCCGCATCTTCGGCACCATCCTGGTCGTCTTCGGCCTGCGCATGCTCCTTCAGGGGAAGGCGTAA
- the proC gene encoding pyrroline-5-carboxylate reductase: protein MLKLGLIGCGKMGGALLRGVEKALGSAELSVSLSDVVPAAVEALQNSLTCLTSAGTPAQVGIESDVVLLAVKPGDMKNLCEGLAKLEGSRLFISIAAGIPIKDLETWLGGEQRVIRCMPNTPALVATGAAAFSRGAKATAEDAAMAVKILGSVGTADEVSEKLLDAVTGLSGSGPAYVYTIIEALSDGGVLMGLPRAAALRLAAQTVAGAAQMVLETGKHPAALRDEVTSPGGTTIAGLEQLEAHGLRHALIQAVRKATERSQALGA from the coding sequence ATGTTGAAACTTGGCCTCATCGGATGCGGAAAAATGGGCGGCGCACTTCTGCGCGGCGTGGAAAAGGCATTGGGCAGCGCGGAGCTGTCAGTCTCCCTGAGCGATGTGGTGCCCGCCGCTGTGGAGGCGCTGCAGAATTCCCTGACCTGCCTGACCTCCGCAGGCACACCCGCTCAGGTGGGCATTGAATCTGACGTGGTGCTGCTGGCCGTGAAACCGGGGGATATGAAAAACCTGTGTGAGGGCCTAGCCAAGCTGGAAGGCAGCCGCCTTTTCATCAGCATTGCCGCTGGCATCCCGATCAAGGACCTGGAAACCTGGCTGGGCGGCGAGCAGCGGGTCATCCGCTGCATGCCGAATACCCCTGCGCTTGTCGCCACTGGAGCAGCAGCTTTTTCACGTGGAGCCAAAGCCACCGCCGAGGACGCCGCGATGGCCGTCAAAATCCTCGGCAGCGTCGGCACCGCCGATGAAGTTTCTGAAAAGCTGCTGGATGCCGTCACCGGCCTCAGCGGCAGCGGCCCTGCCTATGTTTATACCATCATCGAGGCCCTTTCAGACGGCGGAGTGCTCATGGGCCTGCCCCGTGCAGCCGCCCTGCGTCTGGCGGCCCAAACCGTGGCCGGAGCAGCCCAGATGGTGCTGGAAACGGGCAAACACCCTGCCGCCCTGCGGGATGAAGTGACCAGCCCCGGCGGAACCACCATCGCTGGTCTTGAGCAACTCGAAGCCCACGGCCTCCGCCACGCCCTCATTCAGGCGGTGCGCAAAGCCACGGAACGCAGCCAAGCTCTGGGAGCCTGA